A DNA window from Arachis duranensis cultivar V14167 chromosome 3, aradu.V14167.gnm2.J7QH, whole genome shotgun sequence contains the following coding sequences:
- the LOC107477942 gene encoding uncharacterized protein LOC107477942: MDLEGEADAVRCRAFPVTLAGPAIKWFNGLPNGSIASFHDITRKFMAQFMTRIAKAKHPISLLGVTQRQEESTRKYLDRFNDECLTVDGLTDSVASLCLTNGLMNEDFRKHLTTKPVWTMHEIQNIAKDYINDEQVSQIVAANKRQHATAQHGNSAPRHNPTPKENQRDHPRPANRPPRIGKFSNYTPLTAPISEIYHQIADRGIIPRARQLKERTGGNKTLYCDYHRGYGHKTQDCFDLKDALEQAIRDGKLPEFAKIIREPRRPERDKSPEREGRNPRTQKLHPRESPEEDPTIIVNIITGKDVPSKSKLTMKKDLKVMAVRNQAPITATDNTITFLPEDCQHGTSAEDAPFVISARIGTGLVRRILVDTGADSNILFRGAFDKLGLRKDNLQTHRHGVTGLGDNFLKPDGSITLPITIGTSNKKKNNPI; the protein is encoded by the coding sequence ATGGACTTAGAAGGAGAGGCCGACGCAGTCCGATGCAGAGCCTTCCCGGTAACCCTTGCCGGACCGGCGATCAAATGGTTCAACGGACTCCCGAACGGATCCATAGCCAGCTTCCATGACATAACACGAAAATTCATGGCCCAATTCATGACCAGAATCGCCAAAGCCAAACACCCCATCAGCTTGTTAGGGGTCACACAAAGGCAAGAAGAGTCCACAAGGAAATACCTCGACCGCTTCAACGATGAATGCCTAACGGTCGACGGACTCACGGACTCCGTTGCAAGCCTTTGCCTAACCAACGGGCTCATGAACGAAGATTTCCGCAAGCACCTCACTACTAAACCAGTATGGACCATGCACGAAATCCAGAACATCGCCAAGGACTACATTAACGACGAACAAGTCAGCCAGATCGTCGCTGCCAACAAGCGGCAGCACGCCACCGCCCAACACGGTAATTCGGCTCCCCGTCATAACCCAACACCCAAAGAAAATCAACGGGACCACCCCAGACCAGCCAACCGACCACCGAGAATAGGCAAATTCTCTAATTACACGCCCCTAACAGCACCAATTTCGGAGATATACCATCAAATAGCAGATCGAGGCATCATCCCCAGAGCCCGACAACTCAAAGAAAGGACAGGAGGCAACAAAACCCTCTACTGTGACTACCACCGAGGTTACGGCCACAAAACACAGGATTGTTTCGACCTTAAAGACGCTCTCGAACAAGCCATACGAGACGGCAAACTTCCGGAATTCGCCAAAATCATCAGAGAACCGAGACGCCCGGAAAGAGACAAATCGCCGGAAAGAGAAGGGCGTAACCCGAGAACTCAAAAGCTACACCCTAGGGAGAGCCCAGAGGAAGACCCGACCATCATAGTGAACATCATCACGGGCAAGGACGTACCGAGCAAGTCAAAACTcacaatgaaaaaagatctCAAGGTAATGGCCGTCAGAAACCAAGCCCCAATCACCGCGACCGACAATACGATAACATTCTTACCAGAGGACTGCCAACACGGCACCTCGGCCGAAGATGCCCCTTTCGTCATCTCAGCCAGAATCGGAACAGGACTGGTACGAAGAATACTGGTAGACACCGGCGCAGACTCCAACATCCTTTTCCGAGgagccttcgacaaactcggactCCGTAAGGACAACCTCCAAACACACCGCCACGGCGTCACGGGACTCGGCGACAACTTTCTCAAACCAGATGGCTCAATTACCCTCCCCATCACCATAGGAACGAgcaataagaaaaaaaacaatcCTATCTGA